The Gemmatimonadaceae bacterium genome contains the following window.
AGGGCCAGCACGGCGAGGACCGTCGGCGCGTGCAGGCGATCCGTGCGGCGGGCGCGTGTGTAGACGGCGGCCGCTCCCACCACCGCCAAGGCCACCCAGAGTTCGAGCTGCCCCACGATGTTGCCGACCGACTCGACGTGCACGGGGTGCACGGCAAACACCAAAGCGGCCGCGAGCGCGCCGGCGGCGGGCAACAGTTGCCAGGCCAGCGCCAACACCACGAGACAGACGGCGACGTACAGCAGCACGCTCACCGCGTGGAACAGCAACGGCGCACCATCGCCCGCTACCCACTGCGTGGCGAAGGACAGCAGTCCCAGCGGACGCCAGAGCGTGTCTTCGGGAGGGAGCTGCCAGTACGCGGTCGTGAGCAGCGCAGGAATGTTCGAGAGCGAGTGCAACAGGTTGCGCCGCTCGATCACCAGCACGTCGTCCAGCGCGAAGCCGTTGCCGAGGCTGCTGACCGAGGCCACCAGCGCGGCGAGCACCACCAACGCCGCGGCGACCCAGGGGGCGCGCCGCGACCACAGGCCCGACCAATCGATCATCGCGTGAAGTTGGACTTCGTGATGTGCCAGAACGCGGCGACGCCGTCCTTCCAGCCGATCTTCTTGCCCTCGGCGTAGGTGCGACCAGAGTACGAGATGGGGACTTCGTAGATGCGTGCCCCGGCCTGCGCGAGGCGCGCCGTCACCTCGGGCTCGAAGCCAAAGCGGTCGGCGCTCAACCGCAGCGAGCGCGCGAGATCCCCACGGATGGCCTTGTAGCAGGTCTCCATGTCCGTGAGGTTGAGGTTCGTCATCATGTTGCTGAAGGTCGTGAGCACCCAGTTGCCCACCGAGTGCCAGTAGTAGAGCACGCGGTGCGGGCCGCCGAGGAAGCGCGAGCCAAACACCGCATCGGCGCGGCCATCGATGATCGGCCCGAGCAGGACGGGCCACTCGGCGGGGTTGTACTCGAGGTCGCCGTCCTGCACGATGACGACGTTGCCCGTGCTGGCGGCCAGCGCCGTGCGGATCGCCGCGCCCTTGCCGCGGTTCACCTCGTGTTCGAGCAGCACGTCGATGCGGCCGCGTTCGTGCAGCCGGCGCAGGATCTCCGTCGTGCCGTCCGTCGAGCGGTCGTTCACACAGATGATCTGCTTTTTTACGGGCACCGCGTGCACCGCGTCGAGGATGGTCTCGATGGTGTGCAGTTCGTTGTAGACGGGAATCAGCACCGAGAGCACGAGTTCGGGACTCGGCAGCGGCGTGCGCGACGCGGGGCGCGCGGAGGGCTGGGTAGGCGAGGTCATCGGCGATCCAGAAGGAAGGCGCGGGCGCCGGCGCCCGCGGGGGTGAACTCTCGGAAATGTCGCGCCGGGTCACGCTCGGCGCGCAGAAAAGCCACCAGGATGGGGGAGTCCGGCAGCAGTACATAAGCATCGGGCGCGAACGCGGCATCCAGCACGGTGATCACGTCGGCCCGCTCGGGAATCGTCTTCTCCGCGAGATGGTCGGTCACGCGGAGGATGTCGAGCGAGATCACCTGCTCGCCGGAATAGAGTGCCAGCATCGGGGCGATGTCCGACGCGATCAACTTGCCGCGCAAGCGCGGGTCGCTGAGCATCAGGTCCAGCGCGGGGCGCATCCGCTCGGACATCCCGCGCGAGGCGCTGCCCGCCCATCCGCGCGCGAGACCGCGCGCGCTGTACGTGGCGTGCCCGACGGCGAGAAAGAGGCCGAGGCCCAGTGTCGCCCATGCCAGTCGGGGCCGCTGCTGCGCGCGCAGCAGTTCGACCAGCGACCAGATCCCGTAGCCGCAGACCATCACGAGCAGGGGCCAAGCGCCCCAGAGGAAGCGCTCGATCTGGTATGGCCAGAAGAAGACGACGACGAGGTAGCCCGCGACGCTCAGCGCGAGGACGCGGTGCCGCCGCGCGGCGAGTCCGGCGCCAATGCCCACGACGGTGCCGATGATCACGGCCACGGCGGCGATGGGGCGCAGCACCGAGACCAACGGGCTGAAGAAGATGCCGAGGAAGGTCCAGGCACCCGAGAGGTTTTTCTGGAGCACCGCGAACACGAGCGATGCGCCGCCCTCGCGATAGCCACCGACGACCCACTCGAGGTAGGGGCCGTACGAGCCGCGCAACACATCAGGGAATCCCGGCGCGTGCTTCCAGACGAAGAGCTGCCAGGGCAACACCAGTAGGACGGTCGTGGCGCCAACGATGAATGCGTCGCGCCATCGCCGCTCCACGGCCAGCGCCAGCAGCAGCGCTGGCAGCAGCACGCCGCCCACGGTGCGCGTGAGGATGACGACGCCAGTCGCCACGCCGGCAAGCATCGCGGGACGCGTCCCCCCTGCACCATCCATCAGCGCGCCCGCCGCGAGCAGGCCGGCGAACAGCGTCGCCATGAACAGCGGCTCCGAGAGGAGAACGCTGGTCAGGACCTGCATCGGCACGCTCACGAAGCCGAGCAGCACAAGCGCCGCCAGCGCCATCCGTGGCCACGGGAGGAGGCGTCCCGCGAGACGGAAGGCGCCGGCAGCCGCCAGAGCGAGCACGATCGGGTTGACCAACTTCAGCCACATCGTGCTCTCGGGGAACGGCGGCGCGACCTTCCAGACCAGCGCCAGCAGCAGCGGATACGCCGGCGGATAGTGGATGGCCGGCGGCGTGCCCGGCAGCTGCGGGTAGACGAACCCCTGCCCCGTCGCGATGGCCTTCGCGACGAGCGCATAGATGGCATCGTCGAAGAAGACGCCGATGAGGTGCGGTGTTGCGTTGGCAAGCGACGCGAGCAACACCACGACGCCGACGGCAATCGCGTAGCGTCGGTCCATCGCCATCTCGCTGGCGGTACCTCCCATCGGGCCGGCGTGTGCGATTGCGTCGCCAGGGGGCGGCGACGACTCCGAGACTGGCTGGCTCACGAGTCGACGCCGTAGCGCGCGAGCTTGCGATGCAGCGTGGACGGATCGATGCCGAGCACCTCGGCCGCCCGCGTCTTGTTGCCCGCCTCGGATTGCAGCACCCACAGGATGTACGCCTTCTCGATGACGTCGAGCGTGGGATTCACCGCCACCCGATCGCTCACCAACGGTTCGGTGCGCCGCTCGGTGATGCGCTCCGGCAGGGCGCCCACCCCAATCGTCCCGCTGCCGGAGAGGATGACGGCGCGCTCGAGCGCGTTCTCCAATTCACGCACGTTGCCGGGCCAGCTGTAGGCGAGCATCGCCTCGAGGGCGTCGTCGCCGAGTCGCTTGGGCGACTCTTCGCGCTGCTGGGCGCTGCGGGCCAGGAACGATTCCGCCAGCAGCGGGATGTCCTCGGCGCGCTCGCGCAGCGGCGGCAGGTGCAGCGCGATGACGTTGAGGCGGTAGAACAGGTCGCGGCGGAAGTTGCCGCGCTTGATCTCCTCCTCGAGGTCGCGATTGGTGGCCGCCACGAGGCGCACGTCGATCGCCTGCGCCTCGGTGGCGCCGACGGGAATCACCTCGCGGTGCTGCAGCACGCGCAGCAGCTTGACCTGCGTGGCGGCCGTGGTCTCGCCGATCTCGTCAAGGAAGAACGTTCCGCCCGCTGCCGACTTAAACAGGCCGTCGCGATCGCGCACGGCGCCGGTGAAGGCGCCCTTCACGTGGCCGAAGAGCTCGCTCTCCAGCAGGCCTTCGGGCAGCGCACCGCAGTTGATGCTCTGGAAGGTGGAGTCCGCGCGCGGCGAGAGGTCGTGGATGTAGCGCGCGACGACTTCCTTGCCGGTGCCGGACTCGCCGGTGATCAGCACCGTCGAGTCCGTGTGCGCCACTGCCTCGGCCAGGCTCAGGACCTCGAGCCACACGCGGTGGTTGCCCACCGGCGCGCCGGCGCCGCGGCGGTCGCGCTTGCGGATCTCGCGCTTGAGGCTGCGGTTCTCGACGCGCAGCTCGCGATGCTCGGCGGCGCGGCGCAGAATGGCGAGCAACTCGTCGTTCCGGAACGGCTTCTGGATGTAGTAGAAGGCGCCGGCGTTCACGGCCTGCATCGCCGTCTGGAGGGTGGCCTGGGCCGTCATCAGGATGACCGGCATCTCCGGATCCAGCTCGCGCGCGGCGTTCAGCACCTCGACGCCGCCGACCTGCGGCATCCGCACGTCGGTCAGCACGATGTCGGGCTTGATCTCCGGCAGCTTCTCCAGCGCGGGCTTGCCGCCCTGCGCGACGTGCACGCTGAAGCCTTCGGCGCGGAGCAGGATCTCCAGGGTCTGCAGGATCCCGGACTCGTCATCGACGACGAGGATGCTGGGACGACGGTCGCTACTGCTCACGGCCGGGCTCCTGCCGCGTCGGCGGCGGGAAGAAGAACGGAGAAACGGGTACCCGAGCTATCGCTGTCCACCAGGACGACCCCGGAGTGGGCCTCGACGGCGCGGTGCACGACGGCGAGTCCCAGGCCACTGCCACCGGGCTTGGTGGTGGCGAAGGGTTCGAAGAGCCGGTCCACGATCTCCGGCGGGATGCCACTGCCGGCGTCGAGGACTTCCACCGACACCGCGTCGCCCACGAAGGGCAGGCCCGAGGGCAACTCCGTGCGCGACAGCACCCGTGTCTGCACGCGCACCGTTCCAGTATCGGGCGAGGCCTGCAGGGCATTGAGCACGAGGTTGAACAGGGCGCGGTGGATCAGGTCCGCATCGCCCTCAATGATGACGGGGGCGTCGGCCGTCTCGACCTGCACCGACACATCGCGTCCGCGGTCGGGATGCGCGGCCGCCAGGGCGGCCGCGTCGCGCACGATATCGCGCAGGTCGAGTCGCTCACGCCGCGAGGCCTGCACGCGCGCAAAGTCGAGGAACTCCGAGAGCAGGCGCGAGAGCCGGTCCGACTCGCGCACGATGAGTGCACCCAGCGTGCGTTCGTCGTCGGTCGCCGTCGGGCGCACACTCATCTGCTCGACGGCGCTGCGGATGCTGGCGAGGGGATTCTTGATCTCGTGGGCCAGCGAGGCCGAGAGTTCCGCGACCGCTTCCAGCCGCTGCGCGCGCAGGCGCAGGGTCTCGAGGCGCTTCTCGTCGGAAATGTCCTGGAGAATCACCGTCGTGGCGCCACCGACCTGCCGGAGGTCGCCGCTCACGGCCGTTGTGGTGATGCCCAGCGGCACGCTTCGTCCATCGCGCTGCAGCGTGCCCTCGATGCGATTGCTCGGCCGGCGGTTCGCGATATGCGAGGAAATCGCCTCCGCCACCGATGGCGCCGACGCCCGAATGCGATCTAGGATGGGCTCGCCACCCCGACCGTAGAGCGGGAAGCCCAGCATCTCGCTGGCCGTGGGGTTGGCGTAGAGCAGCCGGCCCAAGTCGTCCACGGTGAGGATGCCCGCGCGGATGTTGGCGAGGATGTCGGCCGCACGCAGCTGCACGGAGGCCAACTCGGCCTGCAGCCGCTCGCGACCGACGCCCGCTTCCTGCAGCCGCGCGGCGATGTAGCCGGTGCCGATGGCGACAAGCACGAAGACAACGAGCTGCAA
Protein-coding sequences here:
- a CDS encoding glycosyltransferase family 2 protein, yielding MTSPTQPSARPASRTPLPSPELVLSVLIPVYNELHTIETILDAVHAVPVKKQIICVNDRSTDGTTEILRRLHERGRIDVLLEHEVNRGKGAAIRTALAASTGNVVIVQDGDLEYNPAEWPVLLGPIIDGRADAVFGSRFLGGPHRVLYYWHSVGNWVLTTFSNMMTNLNLTDMETCYKAIRGDLARSLRLSADRFGFEPEVTARLAQAGARIYEVPISYSGRTYAEGKKIGWKDGVAAFWHITKSNFTR
- a CDS encoding sigma-54-dependent Fis family transcriptional regulator; protein product: MSSSDRRPSILVVDDESGILQTLEILLRAEGFSVHVAQGGKPALEKLPEIKPDIVLTDVRMPQVGGVEVLNAARELDPEMPVILMTAQATLQTAMQAVNAGAFYYIQKPFRNDELLAILRRAAEHRELRVENRSLKREIRKRDRRGAGAPVGNHRVWLEVLSLAEAVAHTDSTVLITGESGTGKEVVARYIHDLSPRADSTFQSINCGALPEGLLESELFGHVKGAFTGAVRDRDGLFKSAAGGTFFLDEIGETTAATQVKLLRVLQHREVIPVGATEAQAIDVRLVAATNRDLEEEIKRGNFRRDLFYRLNVIALHLPPLRERAEDIPLLAESFLARSAQQREESPKRLGDDALEAMLAYSWPGNVRELENALERAVILSGSGTIGVGALPERITERRTEPLVSDRVAVNPTLDVIEKAYILWVLQSEAGNKTRAAEVLGIDPSTLHRKLARYGVDS
- a CDS encoding PAS domain-containing protein codes for the protein MERRLVDDSYGGQLRARGILEPRRLLVWIYVGRLVVASANFAWVLRFALFADPVNYAINTALAATVFVTSMGLTALSFVRTEVSRAPAGPGFLYVQFVHDLLLITAIVHLTGGADSQFAAMYILAYAAAALLLPIGSSLLLAIFGSVLYVGDAFLLSGGDLSLPLLLQLVVFVLVAIGTGYIAARLQEAGVGRERLQAELASVQLRAADILANIRAGILTVDDLGRLLYANPTASEMLGFPLYGRGGEPILDRIRASAPSVAEAISSHIANRRPSNRIEGTLQRDGRSVPLGITTTAVSGDLRQVGGATTVILQDISDEKRLETLRLRAQRLEAVAELSASLAHEIKNPLASIRSAVEQMSVRPTATDDERTLGALIVRESDRLSRLLSEFLDFARVQASRRERLDLRDIVRDAAALAAAHPDRGRDVSVQVETADAPVIIEGDADLIHRALFNLVLNALQASPDTGTVRVQTRVLSRTELPSGLPFVGDAVSVEVLDAGSGIPPEIVDRLFEPFATTKPGGSGLGLAVVHRAVEAHSGVVLVDSDSSGTRFSVLLPAADAAGARP